Proteins co-encoded in one Aquincola tertiaricarbonis genomic window:
- the rfbF gene encoding glucose-1-phosphate cytidylyltransferase, with protein MKAVILAGGLGTRLSEETAVRPKPMVEIGGKPILWHILKMYSAHGVNDFIICCGYKGYVIKEYFANYFLHMSDVTFDMRANRMHVHEQRAEPWQVTLVDTGDHSMTGGRLKRVAEHVKDEEAFCFTYGDGVSDVDITASIAFHRAHGKQATLTATLPPGRFGALDMHEGQVRAFKEKPKGDGAMINGGFFVLSPKVLSHLKDDTTVWEQEPLMQLAAEGQLMAYQHDGFWQPMDTLRDKHYLEELWASGKAPWKRWD; from the coding sequence ATGAAAGCTGTCATCCTGGCCGGCGGCCTGGGTACTCGTTTGAGCGAAGAAACTGCCGTGCGGCCCAAGCCCATGGTGGAAATCGGCGGCAAGCCGATCTTGTGGCACATCCTCAAGATGTATTCGGCGCATGGCGTCAACGACTTCATCATCTGCTGTGGCTACAAGGGCTACGTGATCAAGGAGTACTTCGCCAACTACTTTTTGCACATGTCCGACGTCACCTTCGACATGCGAGCCAATCGCATGCACGTGCATGAGCAGCGCGCCGAGCCGTGGCAGGTGACTCTGGTGGACACGGGTGATCATTCGATGACTGGTGGACGCCTCAAGCGCGTGGCCGAGCACGTGAAAGACGAAGAAGCCTTCTGCTTCACCTACGGCGATGGCGTTAGCGACGTGGACATCACCGCATCCATCGCCTTCCATCGCGCGCATGGCAAGCAGGCCACCCTGACCGCCACTCTGCCCCCAGGTCGCTTCGGCGCACTTGACATGCACGAAGGTCAGGTGCGCGCCTTCAAGGAGAAGCCTAAGGGCGATGGCGCCATGATCAACGGCGGCTTTTTCGTGCTGAGCCCCAAGGTGCTGAGCCATTTGAAGGACGACACCACCGTGTGGGAGCAAGAGCCGCTGATGCAATTGGCCGCTGAAGGCCAACTGATGGCCTACCAGCATGACGGCTTCTGGCAACCGATGGACACACTGCGCGACAAGCACTACCTCGAAGAACTGTGGGCCAGCGGCAAGGCGCCCTGGAAGCGCTGGGACTGA